The proteins below are encoded in one region of Lactuca sativa cultivar Salinas chromosome 3, Lsat_Salinas_v11, whole genome shotgun sequence:
- the LOC111920794 gene encoding ethylene-responsive transcription factor ERF027, producing MYISMADPPLPPPPPPPPFNACQEGQPKNPLPLQLPTKPTVMTTTSSSAGSPSLPSPAATGKHPIYRGIRTRSGKWVSEIREPRKAKRIWLGTYSTPEMAAAAYDVAALSLKGSDAVLNFPDFVGKYPVPGLPEPALIRSAAAAAAEMMKPSADQSVVLVSPAGGDTELPAGNDFMDEEALFSMPNLLADMAEGMLMSPPRQHSTDDLSPGDSSDCDNLWSY from the coding sequence ATGTACATATCGATGGCTGACCCTCCCCTACCCCCTCCACCTCCTCCGCCCCCTTTCAACGCGTGTCAAGAAGGTCAACCAAAAAACCCTCTTCCTCTTCAGTTACCTACCAAACCCACTGTAATGACCACCACTTCTTCTTCTGCTGGCTCTCCAAGCCTCCCTAGTCCGGCGGCAACCGGGAAACATCCAATTTATCGTGGGATACGGACTCGTAGTGGGAAGTGGGTGTCGGAGATACGAGAGCCCCGAAAAGCCAAACGTATTTGGCTTGGAACATATTCAACGCCGGAGATGGCAGCTGCTGCGTATGATGTGGCTGCTTTATCACTTAAAGGCAGTGATGCGGTGTTGAATTTCCCCGATTTTGTTGGGAAATACCCAGTTCCAGGTTTACCGGAGCCTGCCTTGATAAGGAGTGCGGCAGCGGCTGCAGCAGAGATGATGAAGCCTTCAGCGGATCAGAGTGTTGTGTTGGTATCACCTGCTGGCGGAGATACCGAGCTACCGGCCGGGAATGACTTTATGGATGAAGAAGCCCTTTTTAGTATGCCGAATTTGTTGGCGGATATGGCTGAAGGAATGCTGATGAGTCCGCCACGGCAGCACAGTACTGATGATTTGTCTCCGGGGGATTCATCTGATTGTGATAATTTATGGAGCTACTAG
- the LOC111920867 gene encoding protein unc-13 homolog, whose product MEIRTRQGLLNAMAGKVGKRMDALLIPLELLSCVSRTEFSDKKAYIRWQKRQLNMLEEGLVNHPVVGFGESGRKASEMRILLARIEESESFAPSVGELQRIECLRSLREIAIALAERPARGDLTGEVCHWADGYHLNVRLYEKLLSSIFDVLDEGKLTEEVEEILELLKSTWRILGITETIHHTCYAWVLFRQFVKAKLLRTTWLGIFYMCIPT is encoded by the exons ATGGAGATTAGAACAAGACAAGGGCTACTCAATGCAATGGCTGGAAAAGTGGGGAAAAGAATGGATGCTCTTTTGATTCCTCTCGAGTTATTATCCTGTGTTTCTCGAACTGAATTTTCTGACAAAAAAGCTTACATAAGATGGCAAAAGAGACAA TTGAATATGTTGGAGGAAGGACTTGTGAATCACCCAGTTGTGGGATTTGGAGAATCTGGTCGCAAAGCAAGTGAAATGAGGATTCTATTGGCAAGAATTGAAGAATCTGAG TCATTTGCACCTTCTGTGGGTGAACTTCAACGCATAGAATGTTTGAGATCTCTAAGGGAGATTGCCATTGCACTTGCAGAGAGGCCAGCTCGTGGTGACTTAACTGGTGAAGTATGTCATTGGGCAGATGGGTATCATTTGAATGTCAGATTATATGAGAAACTTCTTTCCAGCATTTTTGATGTTCTAGATGAGGGGAAACTAACTGAG GAAGTGGAAGAAATACTTGAACTTCTAAAGTCAACGTGGCGTATCTTGGGAATAACAGAGACTATTCATCACACTTGTTATGCATGGGTGCTATTCCGCCAG tTTGTGAAAGCAAAATTGCTG AGAACAACTTGGTTGGGAATATTTTACATGTGCATACCTACATGA